One segment of Primulina tabacum isolate GXHZ01 chromosome 6, ASM2559414v2, whole genome shotgun sequence DNA contains the following:
- the LOC142548461 gene encoding pumilio homolog 6, chloroplastic-like isoform X1: MAIESPIRLLEKNDKWPPRRSISHGSSTCAKLVIEDFGLPLNSQKFQSLEKDVISLPSRSGSAPPSMEVSIEEIGLVYPNSFIGDSEIVPQPSSFPHRGSVVNLDEQVNIWKITPHTESADGSVQVNGNIIPSHEEVPEDDRSSERSAFASVDKAAMFGGHSGSLDSTQEDFLPTLSPSHSWSHKFVEEKVVSESDSRVPVNISVSTSSVCTNNPTPRLDDLSQVLLPYDPCTASVQSLSLDDDVTAPTALNSDHRKFHKKEQLNPQKNTLKQPASLPEGNVSPVQGSYTKAVYPGKGQAYGSLNQLQHGTSSVSKAEVQPVLQTSGFTSPFYAPSTSFTLPQNSCYPNLPPVGLVTQHYSMGGYPFNSAVLPSYLAGYPPQFAVPLAFDSASFPPFGDSMGRSLHAYYIPNLEQFYGQVGVSMQPPLADPYQLQYFQPTVQNSHGAYFEFDRLEERVQFPSASFVSPVVLAGPVAGTNFLAERNNTSLSNSFYGNNGKTYGLKNQRCSHIDSYSFLEELKSGKGLRFELSDIVGHICEFSIDQHGSRFIQLKLENCSVAEKASVFNEVVVHASELMTDVFGNYVIQKLFEYGSQHQKKDLANQMENKILQLSLQMYGCRVIQKAFEVIELEQKVQLSRELEGHVLKCVNDQNGNHVIQKCIECIPADNIEFIISSFRGQVANLSMHPYGCRVIQRVLEICDDGLQTQFIVNEILDSVHSLAQDQYGNYVTQHVLKWGTPCEKAEIIKKLSGSIVQLSQHKFASNVVEKCLEFADVTERDMLIRDIIGNSEKNDNVLLMIKDQYANYVVQKILLKCTREQREILLGLIRNHHAALKEYTYGKHVVSRLEQLNGEATSLL; encoded by the exons ATGGCAATTGAAAGCCCCATAAGGTTATTGGAAAAGAATGACAAATGGCCACCAAGACGATCTATCAGTCATGGATCATCAACATGTGCTAAGCTGGTCATCGAAGATTTTGGTCTGCCCCTAAACAGTCAAAAGTTTCAAAGCCTTGAGAAGGATGTGATATCATTACCTAGCCGGAGTGGAAGTGCACCTCCAAGCATGGAAGTTTCAATAGAGGAAATTGGTTTGGTTTATCCAAACTCCTTTATTGGTGATTCTGAGATTGTCCCACAGCCATCTTCTTTTCCACATCGTGGTTCTGTTGTCAACTTGGATGAGCAAGTCAATATTTGGAAGATAACTCCTCATACCGAGAGTGCTGATGGCTCTGTGCAAGTGAATGGTAATATCATTCCTTCTCATGAGGAAGTGCCTGAGGATGATAGGTCATCTGAAAGGAGTGCATTTGCGTCTGTTGATAAAGCTGCTATGTTTGGTGGCCATAGTGGCTCATTAGACTCTACGCAG GAAGATTTCCTCCCCACATTATCACCTTCACATTCATGGAGCCATAAATTCGTGGAAGAAAAAGTTGTTTCTGAATCTGATTCACGTGTGCCTGTTAATATTTCCGTTAGCACATCATCGGTTTGTACAAATAATCCAACTCCCAGATTGGATGATTTGTCACAGGTTTTACTACCATATGATCCTTGTACTGCTTCTGTTCAAAGCTTATCACTTGATGATGATGTTACAGCACCTACTGCTCTGAATTCAGACCATCGCAAATTTCATAAGAAAGAGCAACTCAATCCCCAGAAAAACACTCTGAAACAGCCAGCATCTCTCCCAGAAGGCAATGTTTCTCCAGTTCAGGGCTCTTACACTAAGGCAGTTTATCCAGGAAAAGGTCAGGCATATGGCAGCTTGAACCAGCTTCAGCATGGTACCTCGAGTGTTTCAAAGGCAGAGGTACAACCAGTACTCCAGACATCTGGATTCACATCTCCATTTTATGCCCCATCAACGTCCTTCACGCTTCCACAAAATTCATGTTATCCCAATCTACCTCCAGTTGGCCTTGTCACTCAACACTACAGCATGGGTGGATATCCATTCAACTCTGCAGTTCTACCATCATATCTGGCTGGATATCCCCCTCAATTTGCTGTTCCACTGGCTTTTGACAGTGCTTCATTTCCCCCTTTTGGAGATTCAATGGGAAGGAGCTTACATGCATATTATATCCCAAATCTGGAGCAGTTTTATGGGCAAGTCGGAGTTTCCATGCAACCTCCTCTTGCTGATCCTTATCAATTGCAGTATTTCCAGCCAACTGTGCAAAATTCTCATGGTGCTTATTTTGAATTTGATCGTCTAGAAGAAAGGGTGCAATTTCCTTCCGCGTCTTTTGTTAGTCCAGTTGTTCTAGCTGGACCTGTGGCAGGGACCAATTTTCTTGCAGAGAGAAATAACACGAGTCTTTCTAACTCTTTTTATGGTAACAATGGCAAAACATATGGACTGAAAAATCAGAGATGTAGCCACATTGATTCATATTCTTTTCTTGAAGAACTGAAATCGGGAAAGGGGCTAAGATTTGAGCTCTCTGATATAGTAGGACATATATGTGAATTTAG TATCGATCAGCATGGAAGTCGATTCATTCAGCTAAAGCTTGAAAATTGTAGCGTTGCAGAGAAAGCATCTGTTTTTAATGAAGTTGTTGTTCATGCTTCCGAACTAATGACAGATGTTTTTGGCAACTATGTCATACAGAAg CTTTTTGAATATGGTAGCCAACACCAAAAGAAGGACCTTGCGAATCAgatggaaaataaaattttgcaaTTAAGTTTGCAGATGTATGGGTGTCGAGTAATCCAAAAG GCATTTGAAGTTATTGAACTAGAACAAAAGGTGCAGCTGTCTAGAGAGCTGGAAGGACATGTTTTGAAATGTGTTAATGATCAGAATGGGAATCACGTTATACAAAAGTGCATTGAATGTATTCCTGCAGATAATATTGAATTCATAATTTCTTCTTTCCGTGGTCAAGTTGCCAATCTTTCAATGCATCCTTATGGTTGCCGGGTCATTCAG AGGGTTCTGGAGATTTGTGACGATGGGTTGCAGACTCAGTTCATAGTTAACGAGATTTTGGACTCTGTTCATTCTCTTGCTCAGGACCAGTACGGTAACTATGTCACACAG CACGTACTGAAGTGGGGGACCCCTTGTGAAAAGGCTGAAATCATCAAAAAGTTATCTGGGTCTATAGTACAACTGAGCCAGCATAAATTTGCATCAAATGTTGTCGAAAAATGTTTGGAGTTTGCTGATGTTACGGAAAGGGACATGCTGATAAGGGATATTATTGGCAACAGTGAGAAGAACGATAATGTATTG TTAATGATTAAAGACCAATATGCAAATTACGTCGTCCAGAAGATTCTACTAAAATGTACGCGTGAGCAGAGGGAGATACTACTCGGCTTGATAAGGAATCATCATGCAGCTTTAAAGGAATATACTTATGGGAAACACGTAGTATCTCGACTTGAGCAGCTAAATGGAGAag CTACTTCGCTGCTGTGA
- the LOC142548461 gene encoding pumilio homolog 6, chloroplastic-like isoform X2: protein MAIESPIRLLEKNDKWPPRRSISHGSSTCAKLVIEDFGLPLNSQKFQSLEKDVISLPSRSGSAPPSMEVSIEEIGLVYPNSFIGDSEIVPQPSSFPHRGSVVNLDEQVNIWKITPHTESADGSVQVNGNIIPSHEEVPEDDRSSERSAFASVDKAAMFGGHSGSLDSTQEDFLPTLSPSHSWSHKFVEEKVVSESDSRVPVNISVSTSSVCTNNPTPRLDDLSQVLLPYDPCTASVQSLSLDDDVTAPTALNSDHRKFHKKEQLNPQKNTLKQPASLPEGNVSPVQGSYTKAVYPGKGQAYGSLNQLQHGTSSVSKAEVQPVLQTSGFTSPFYAPSTSFTLPQNSCYPNLPPVGLVTQHYSMGGYPFNSAVLPSYLAGYPPQFAVPLAFDSASFPPFGDSMGRSLHAYYIPNLEQFYGQVGVSMQPPLADPYQLQYFQPTVQNSHGAYFEFDRLEERVQFPSASFVSPVVLAGPVAGTNFLAERNNTSLSNSFYGNNGKTYGLKNQRCSHIDSYSFLEELKSGKGLRFELSDIVGHICEFSIDQHGSRFIQLKLENCSVAEKASVFNEVVVHASELMTDVFGNYVIQKLFEYGSQHQKKDLANQMENKILQLSLQMYGCRVIQKAFEVIELEQKVQLSRELEGHVLKCVNDQNGNHVIQKCIECIPADNIEFIISSFRGQVANLSMHPYGCRVIQRVLEICDDGLQTQFIVNEILDSVHSLAQDQYGNYVTQHVLKWGTPCEKAEIIKKLSGSIVQLSQHKFASNVVEKCLEFADVTERDMLIRDIIGNSEKNDNVLLMIKDQYANYVVQKILLKCTREQREILLGLIRNHHAALKEYTYGKHVVSRLEQLNGEESQS, encoded by the exons ATGGCAATTGAAAGCCCCATAAGGTTATTGGAAAAGAATGACAAATGGCCACCAAGACGATCTATCAGTCATGGATCATCAACATGTGCTAAGCTGGTCATCGAAGATTTTGGTCTGCCCCTAAACAGTCAAAAGTTTCAAAGCCTTGAGAAGGATGTGATATCATTACCTAGCCGGAGTGGAAGTGCACCTCCAAGCATGGAAGTTTCAATAGAGGAAATTGGTTTGGTTTATCCAAACTCCTTTATTGGTGATTCTGAGATTGTCCCACAGCCATCTTCTTTTCCACATCGTGGTTCTGTTGTCAACTTGGATGAGCAAGTCAATATTTGGAAGATAACTCCTCATACCGAGAGTGCTGATGGCTCTGTGCAAGTGAATGGTAATATCATTCCTTCTCATGAGGAAGTGCCTGAGGATGATAGGTCATCTGAAAGGAGTGCATTTGCGTCTGTTGATAAAGCTGCTATGTTTGGTGGCCATAGTGGCTCATTAGACTCTACGCAG GAAGATTTCCTCCCCACATTATCACCTTCACATTCATGGAGCCATAAATTCGTGGAAGAAAAAGTTGTTTCTGAATCTGATTCACGTGTGCCTGTTAATATTTCCGTTAGCACATCATCGGTTTGTACAAATAATCCAACTCCCAGATTGGATGATTTGTCACAGGTTTTACTACCATATGATCCTTGTACTGCTTCTGTTCAAAGCTTATCACTTGATGATGATGTTACAGCACCTACTGCTCTGAATTCAGACCATCGCAAATTTCATAAGAAAGAGCAACTCAATCCCCAGAAAAACACTCTGAAACAGCCAGCATCTCTCCCAGAAGGCAATGTTTCTCCAGTTCAGGGCTCTTACACTAAGGCAGTTTATCCAGGAAAAGGTCAGGCATATGGCAGCTTGAACCAGCTTCAGCATGGTACCTCGAGTGTTTCAAAGGCAGAGGTACAACCAGTACTCCAGACATCTGGATTCACATCTCCATTTTATGCCCCATCAACGTCCTTCACGCTTCCACAAAATTCATGTTATCCCAATCTACCTCCAGTTGGCCTTGTCACTCAACACTACAGCATGGGTGGATATCCATTCAACTCTGCAGTTCTACCATCATATCTGGCTGGATATCCCCCTCAATTTGCTGTTCCACTGGCTTTTGACAGTGCTTCATTTCCCCCTTTTGGAGATTCAATGGGAAGGAGCTTACATGCATATTATATCCCAAATCTGGAGCAGTTTTATGGGCAAGTCGGAGTTTCCATGCAACCTCCTCTTGCTGATCCTTATCAATTGCAGTATTTCCAGCCAACTGTGCAAAATTCTCATGGTGCTTATTTTGAATTTGATCGTCTAGAAGAAAGGGTGCAATTTCCTTCCGCGTCTTTTGTTAGTCCAGTTGTTCTAGCTGGACCTGTGGCAGGGACCAATTTTCTTGCAGAGAGAAATAACACGAGTCTTTCTAACTCTTTTTATGGTAACAATGGCAAAACATATGGACTGAAAAATCAGAGATGTAGCCACATTGATTCATATTCTTTTCTTGAAGAACTGAAATCGGGAAAGGGGCTAAGATTTGAGCTCTCTGATATAGTAGGACATATATGTGAATTTAG TATCGATCAGCATGGAAGTCGATTCATTCAGCTAAAGCTTGAAAATTGTAGCGTTGCAGAGAAAGCATCTGTTTTTAATGAAGTTGTTGTTCATGCTTCCGAACTAATGACAGATGTTTTTGGCAACTATGTCATACAGAAg CTTTTTGAATATGGTAGCCAACACCAAAAGAAGGACCTTGCGAATCAgatggaaaataaaattttgcaaTTAAGTTTGCAGATGTATGGGTGTCGAGTAATCCAAAAG GCATTTGAAGTTATTGAACTAGAACAAAAGGTGCAGCTGTCTAGAGAGCTGGAAGGACATGTTTTGAAATGTGTTAATGATCAGAATGGGAATCACGTTATACAAAAGTGCATTGAATGTATTCCTGCAGATAATATTGAATTCATAATTTCTTCTTTCCGTGGTCAAGTTGCCAATCTTTCAATGCATCCTTATGGTTGCCGGGTCATTCAG AGGGTTCTGGAGATTTGTGACGATGGGTTGCAGACTCAGTTCATAGTTAACGAGATTTTGGACTCTGTTCATTCTCTTGCTCAGGACCAGTACGGTAACTATGTCACACAG CACGTACTGAAGTGGGGGACCCCTTGTGAAAAGGCTGAAATCATCAAAAAGTTATCTGGGTCTATAGTACAACTGAGCCAGCATAAATTTGCATCAAATGTTGTCGAAAAATGTTTGGAGTTTGCTGATGTTACGGAAAGGGACATGCTGATAAGGGATATTATTGGCAACAGTGAGAAGAACGATAATGTATTG TTAATGATTAAAGACCAATATGCAAATTACGTCGTCCAGAAGATTCTACTAAAATGTACGCGTGAGCAGAGGGAGATACTACTCGGCTTGATAAGGAATCATCATGCAGCTTTAAAGGAATATACTTATGGGAAACACGTAGTATCTCGACTTGAGCAGCTAAATGGAGAag AAAGCCAATCGTGA
- the LOC142548462 gene encoding uncharacterized protein LOC142548462: MEGYFPLKMKRKDLEDVTDYFSDFSLCSPARKIRRLDAELPPIMEDCEIPMRFEESVPEKQSYYSNLGVLKIEELPVENEERAIVLFKPVDSPLQQFPSIFSVAVDPHIISGIKNQVRQSTESSPWRIANEKAESEDGNLQSNSGCLAVIQWIPSPLPSIHEAKVGQQTDMMEAEATEEATMDVEDDVGVDHENVYVLGSANHLHQWQQQHCMIPQLPHNPSTPIVGYR, from the exons ATGGAGGGATATTTTCCGTTGAAGATGAAGAGGAAGGACCTAGAAGACGTGACCGAttatttttctgatttttctCTCTGTTCTCCGGCCAGAAAAATCCGCAGGCTG GATGCTGAATTGCCTCCGATTATGGAGGATTGTGAGATTCCGATGCGGTTCGAGGAATCCGTGCCTGAGAAACAGAGCTATTATAGCAATTTAGGAGTTTTGAAAATTGAAGAATTGCCGGTCGAGAATGAAGAGAGAGCTATTGTCCTATTTAAGCCCGTGGACTCTCCGCTGCAGCAGTTTCCATCCATTTTCTCGGTTGCGGTTGATCCTCACATTATTTCTGGGATCAAAA ATCAAGTTAGGCAGTCAACCGAATCAAGCCCTTGGAGAATAGCTAACGAAAAAGCTGAGTCCGAGGATGGAAACTTACAGTCAAATAGCGGGTGCTTAGCTGTTATACAGTGGATTCCGTCGCCACTCCCTTCCATTCACGAAGCAAAAGTCGGTCAGCAAACTGATATGATGGAAGCTGAAGCAACCGAGGAAGCAACAATGGATGTCGAAGATGATGTAGGCGTGGATCATGAGAATGTTTATGTACTTGGTTCAGCAAATCACTTGCACCAATGGCAGCAGCAGCACTGCATGATTCCCCAGCTGCCCCACAACCCGTCGACTCCAATTGTTGGGTACCGGTAA